One Bacillus amyloliquefaciens DSM 7 = ATCC 23350 DNA window includes the following coding sequences:
- a CDS encoding aldehyde dehydrogenase family protein, protein MFQYEELNKQFIGGRWRDGSSRNVLEDRNPYTQKVITSFRKATPDDVDAAYRAAALAKQEWDKVNPFKKRAILEKAVSFIEEHEEAIVYLIMEELGGTRLKAEFEIGLVKNMIKEAATFPVRMEGKILPSTIDGKENRLYRIPAGVVGVISPFNFPFFLSMKSVAPALGAGNGVVLKPHEETPICGGTLIAKIFEAAGVPDGLLNVIVTDIGEIGDSFVEHPVPRIISFTGSTGVGSYIGQLAVKHFKKPLLELGGNSALIVLEDADLEYAVNAAVFSRFTHQGQICMSANRVLVHTSVYDKFTELYEAKVSSLKVGDPMDPDTVIGPLINERQAEGLKRSVEKAIEEGAVPVLSGRFSGTIAEPVILKDVKPDMSIAKEELFGPAVCIMPFETEDEAVSIANATPFGLSGAVHTANVERGVEFAKRIETGMIHVNDTTINDEPNVAFGGEKQSGLGRLNGEWSLEEFTTLKWISVQHEKRQFPY, encoded by the coding sequence ATGTTTCAATATGAAGAACTAAATAAGCAGTTTATCGGCGGCCGATGGAGGGATGGAAGCAGCCGGAACGTATTGGAAGACAGAAATCCTTATACTCAGAAAGTCATCACCTCATTCCGAAAAGCGACGCCTGATGATGTGGATGCGGCGTACCGTGCCGCGGCTCTTGCGAAACAAGAATGGGACAAAGTAAACCCTTTTAAAAAGCGGGCCATTTTGGAAAAAGCGGTATCTTTCATCGAAGAGCATGAAGAAGCGATTGTTTACTTAATCATGGAGGAACTTGGCGGAACAAGACTGAAGGCTGAGTTTGAAATCGGACTTGTTAAAAATATGATAAAAGAAGCCGCAACATTTCCGGTGCGGATGGAAGGGAAAATTCTCCCGTCGACGATTGACGGAAAAGAAAACAGGCTGTACAGAATACCCGCCGGAGTCGTCGGGGTGATCAGCCCGTTTAATTTCCCGTTTTTCCTTTCAATGAAATCTGTTGCGCCGGCACTCGGCGCGGGGAACGGCGTTGTATTGAAGCCTCATGAAGAAACACCGATCTGCGGCGGCACGCTTATCGCGAAAATTTTTGAAGCGGCCGGCGTACCGGACGGGCTGCTGAACGTCATCGTTACGGATATCGGGGAGATCGGCGACAGCTTTGTCGAGCATCCCGTGCCGCGAATTATCTCATTTACAGGTTCAACAGGGGTAGGCAGCTATATCGGACAGCTTGCGGTTAAACACTTTAAAAAACCGCTGTTGGAGCTTGGCGGAAACAGCGCTCTGATCGTGCTTGAGGATGCTGATCTCGAATACGCCGTCAATGCGGCCGTATTCAGCCGGTTTACGCATCAGGGCCAGATCTGCATGTCGGCGAACCGCGTGCTCGTTCACACGTCTGTATATGACAAATTTACAGAGCTTTACGAAGCGAAAGTGTCATCGCTGAAAGTCGGCGATCCGATGGACCCTGATACGGTTATCGGGCCTTTAATCAATGAGAGACAGGCGGAAGGTTTAAAACGGTCTGTTGAAAAGGCGATAGAAGAGGGAGCGGTTCCGGTCTTGTCCGGCCGATTCAGCGGAACGATCGCTGAACCTGTCATCTTAAAAGATGTGAAGCCTGATATGAGCATCGCGAAGGAGGAACTGTTCGGCCCGGCCGTCTGCATCATGCCGTTTGAAACGGAGGATGAAGCTGTCAGCATCGCAAACGCGACACCGTTCGGTTTAAGCGGAGCCGTGCATACGGCAAACGTTGAGCGGGGCGTTGAGTTTGCAAAGCGGATCGAGACCGGCATGATTCACGTCAATGATACGACCATTAATGATGAACCGAATGTCGCGTTCGGCGGCGAGAAGCAATCAGGTCTCGGCAGGCTGAACGGCGAATGGAGCCTTGAAGAATTCACCACGCTGAAATGGATTTCGGTTCAGCATGAAAAACGGCAATTCCCATATTAA
- a CDS encoding glycosyltransferase family 2 protein, with product MISVSLCVIVKNEEEVLAGCLDSVKDIADEMVIVDTGSTDRTKEIAARYTDKIYDFEWVDHFAAARNFAFSKAEMDYILWLDADDIFLEKDREKLLELKASLSKEVDAVSMYYHVGFDDRGEVSFRYRRNRLVKREKGFHWIGAVHEYLEVYGNIIETEIAVTHRKSEKQHSPPSDRNLRIYEKMAENNETMTPRDLFYFANELKDHGQYQRAITYYHHFLSTKQCWIEDEIRTCQYLSDCYRAVGHEEAAMTSLLKSFLIDCPRPEFCCRLGDFFAEKRQYRQGVFWYELALSAKSSDAGFTQLEFSTWYPHLQLCVCYWQLGDREKAKIHNDKAASYHPSHPSVLYNQNVLGT from the coding sequence ATGATCAGCGTCAGTTTGTGCGTTATTGTAAAAAATGAAGAGGAAGTGCTTGCGGGCTGTCTTGATTCCGTCAAAGACATTGCGGATGAAATGGTGATTGTTGATACGGGCTCAACCGACCGGACGAAAGAAATCGCGGCCCGTTATACGGATAAGATTTATGATTTTGAATGGGTCGATCACTTTGCAGCCGCCCGGAATTTTGCGTTTTCCAAAGCGGAAATGGATTATATTCTGTGGCTGGACGCCGACGATATTTTTTTGGAAAAGGACCGCGAAAAACTGCTTGAACTGAAGGCGTCACTTTCAAAAGAAGTTGACGCGGTATCCATGTATTATCACGTCGGCTTTGATGATCGGGGAGAGGTCAGCTTCAGATACCGGCGCAACCGTCTCGTCAAGCGGGAAAAAGGGTTTCACTGGATCGGAGCCGTGCATGAATATCTGGAAGTATACGGAAACATCATAGAAACCGAGATCGCCGTCACACACCGCAAATCCGAGAAGCAGCATTCGCCTCCCTCAGACCGCAACTTGAGGATTTACGAGAAAATGGCGGAAAACAATGAAACGATGACACCCCGCGATTTATTTTACTTTGCGAATGAATTAAAAGATCACGGCCAGTATCAGCGCGCCATTACGTATTATCACCATTTTCTTTCCACAAAACAGTGCTGGATCGAAGATGAGATCAGAACATGCCAATACTTATCCGATTGCTACAGGGCGGTCGGCCATGAAGAGGCAGCCATGACGTCTCTTTTAAAATCATTTTTGATCGATTGCCCGCGGCCGGAGTTCTGCTGCAGGCTGGGTGACTTTTTTGCTGAGAAACGGCAATACCGGCAGGGCGTGTTTTGGTATGAGCTCGCCCTATCCGCCAAAAGCAGCGATGCAGGCTTTACCCAGCTCGAGTTCTCCACCTGGTATCCCCATCTGCAGCTCTGCGTCTGCTACTGGCAGCTCGGCGACAGAGAAAAAGCGAAGATTCATAACGACAAAGCCGCCTCCTACCACCCGTCACATCCGAGCGTACTGTATAATCAAAACGTGCTCGGCACATAA
- a CDS encoding SDR family oxidoreductase, translating to MSDANLHNPQTKYDHDEFPKQYQEPPGLQKEMKPVPDCGETSYKGAGKLKGRKALVTGGDSGIGRAAAIAYAREGADVAINYLPEEQPDAEEVKALIEKEGRKAVLLPGDLSDEAFCGELAEKAYQELGGLDTLALVAGKQQAVDDISDLATEQIYQTFEVNVFSLYWLVKAALPYLPKGASIITTTSVEGYNPSPMLLDYAATKHAIIGFTVGLGKQLANKGIRVNSVAPGPIWTPLQISGGQPGENIPKFGKETPAVPLNRAGQPAELAGIYVFLASEESSYVTSQIYSVSGGIPTA from the coding sequence ATGTCTGATGCAAATCTGCACAACCCGCAGACGAAATATGACCATGATGAATTTCCAAAACAATATCAGGAACCGCCCGGTTTGCAGAAAGAGATGAAGCCTGTGCCGGACTGCGGTGAAACAAGCTACAAAGGAGCAGGAAAGCTGAAGGGAAGAAAAGCCCTTGTTACCGGAGGCGATTCGGGAATCGGCCGGGCTGCCGCAATCGCCTATGCCCGGGAAGGGGCGGATGTAGCCATTAACTATCTGCCTGAGGAACAGCCGGATGCCGAAGAAGTAAAAGCATTAATTGAAAAAGAAGGAAGAAAAGCCGTTCTGCTGCCGGGTGATTTAAGCGATGAAGCGTTTTGCGGAGAATTGGCGGAAAAAGCGTATCAAGAGCTTGGCGGTCTTGACACGCTCGCTCTTGTCGCCGGCAAACAGCAGGCAGTGGATGATATCAGCGATCTTGCCACAGAACAAATCTATCAAACCTTCGAAGTCAATGTATTTTCACTGTATTGGCTCGTCAAGGCGGCGCTTCCGTATTTGCCAAAAGGCGCGTCTATTATCACGACAACGTCCGTAGAAGGGTATAATCCAAGCCCGATGCTATTGGATTATGCCGCGACGAAACATGCTATTATCGGTTTTACCGTCGGCTTAGGAAAGCAGCTGGCGAATAAAGGAATCAGAGTCAACTCGGTAGCGCCGGGGCCGATCTGGACGCCGCTGCAGATTTCGGGAGGACAGCCCGGTGAAAACATTCCGAAATTCGGCAAGGAAACACCGGCCGTTCCATTAAATCGTGCCGGCCAGCCGGCGGAGCTTGCGGGGATTTATGTCTTTTTGGCCTCAGAGGAATCCAGCTATGTGACATCCCAAATTTATAGTGTAAGCGGAGGAATTCCGACAGCGTAA
- a CDS encoding methyl-accepting chemotaxis protein — protein sequence MSGISAQAKQVSESAGEIADISVTVKGISDQSNLLGLNAAIEAARAGESGKGFSVVADEIRKLATHSKDNVGQIDQITKKIHSLLKGLEDSIESINQNTDGQAAAVEQISATMQEISGSAQHLAKMAENVLGDS from the coding sequence ATGTCCGGGATTTCCGCTCAGGCGAAACAAGTCAGTGAAAGCGCGGGAGAAATCGCAGACATCTCCGTCACAGTCAAGGGCATCTCAGATCAAAGCAATCTGCTCGGTTTAAATGCGGCTATTGAAGCCGCGAGAGCCGGAGAATCCGGCAAGGGCTTTTCCGTTGTGGCGGACGAAATCCGCAAGCTTGCCACTCATTCAAAAGACAATGTCGGCCAAATTGACCAGATTACGAAAAAAATCCACAGCCTGCTGAAAGGGCTGGAGGATTCTATTGAATCCATCAACCAGAACACAGACGGCCAAGCGGCGGCGGTTGAACAAATTTCTGCAACGATGCAGGAAATTTCGGGAAGCGCCCAGCATTTAGCGAAAATGGCTGAAAACGTGCTCGGAGATTCATAA